In Amycolatopsis coloradensis, one genomic interval encodes:
- a CDS encoding CDP-alcohol phosphatidyltransferase family protein: MINPGVFLGVLVQLALLGTLDAVAGLGPLGWLAGAAYGLAVGGFLTYGLNRSTARSLGPADAVTLGRSGLVGCVTALVVDTAGREIVAMVVLASVALVLDAVDGQVARRTGTASPLGARFDMEVDAYLILILSVVVAQSIGPWVLTIGAMRYVFVAASRLWPWLNAPLPPSMARKTVAAVQGIALVVVASAILPLWMGFVITLGALALLTWSFGRDTWWLLEQHAFTAAPA; this comes from the coding sequence GTGATCAACCCCGGAGTTTTCCTGGGGGTCCTCGTCCAGCTGGCGCTGCTGGGGACGCTGGACGCCGTCGCCGGGCTGGGCCCGCTGGGCTGGCTCGCCGGCGCGGCCTACGGCCTCGCCGTGGGCGGATTCCTGACCTACGGCCTGAACCGAAGCACCGCGCGCTCCCTAGGCCCCGCCGACGCCGTCACGCTCGGCCGGTCCGGGTTGGTCGGCTGCGTGACCGCGCTCGTCGTCGACACCGCGGGTCGGGAGATCGTCGCGATGGTCGTCCTCGCGTCGGTCGCGCTCGTCCTGGACGCCGTCGACGGCCAGGTCGCGCGCCGCACCGGGACGGCATCCCCGCTCGGCGCGCGGTTCGACATGGAGGTCGACGCGTATCTGATCCTGATCCTGAGCGTGGTCGTCGCGCAGTCGATCGGCCCGTGGGTGCTCACGATCGGCGCGATGCGCTACGTGTTCGTCGCCGCGAGCAGGCTTTGGCCGTGGCTGAACGCGCCGCTTCCGCCGAGCATGGCGCGTAAGACGGTCGCGGCGGTTCAGGGCATTGCGCTGGTCGTGGTGGCCTCGGCGATCCTGCCGCTCTGGATGGGCTTCGTGATCACCCTGGGCGCGCTGGCGCTGCTGACGTGGTCGTTCGGGCGCGACACGTGGTGGCTGCTGGAGCAGCACGCCTTCACCGCCGCGCCGGCCTGA
- a CDS encoding tautomerase family protein, producing MPFVRIDAIGTDKLEALGNAVHDAMVETLGIPADDRFQVLNGQSTLKYDDYLGIHRDEGVVFITITMRQGRTDEQKKSLYRRIAELAEEYSGTEPRNVLVMITETDPVNWSIGNGEAQYA from the coding sequence ATGCCCTTCGTCCGTATCGACGCCATCGGGACCGACAAGCTCGAAGCCCTCGGCAACGCCGTCCACGACGCGATGGTCGAGACGCTCGGTATCCCGGCCGACGACCGCTTCCAGGTCCTGAACGGCCAGAGCACTCTGAAATACGACGACTACCTGGGGATCCACCGCGACGAGGGGGTCGTGTTCATCACGATCACCATGCGGCAGGGGCGCACCGACGAGCAGAAGAAGTCGCTGTACCGGCGGATCGCGGAGCTCGCCGAGGAGTATTCGGGGACCGAGCCGCGGAACGTGCTCGTGATGATCACCGAGACCGATCCGGTCAACTGGTCGATCGGGAACGGCGAAGCACAGTACGCGTGA
- a CDS encoding TetR/AcrR family transcriptional regulator has translation MDKRERLIESTRELLWERGYVGTSPKAIQERSGAGQGSMYHHFQGKSELALAALARSADDLRARAEAEFSAPGSVVERVTVYLRRERDVLKGCPVGRLAQDPDVMADADLRKPVEEFFGWLTGRLAELLGEGRTAGELDAELDPLATATALVAVLQGGYILARAAGSPEVFAKAVDGALGLLATKET, from the coding sequence GTGGACAAGAGGGAAAGGCTCATCGAGAGCACTCGTGAGCTCCTGTGGGAGCGCGGCTACGTCGGCACCAGCCCGAAGGCGATCCAGGAACGCTCCGGCGCCGGCCAGGGCAGCATGTACCACCACTTCCAGGGCAAGTCCGAACTCGCGCTCGCCGCGCTCGCCCGCAGCGCCGACGATCTGCGTGCCAGGGCGGAGGCCGAGTTCTCCGCGCCCGGCTCGGTCGTCGAGCGTGTCACCGTCTACCTGCGCCGTGAGCGCGACGTGCTCAAGGGCTGCCCGGTCGGCAGGCTCGCCCAGGATCCCGACGTGATGGCCGACGCGGATCTGCGCAAGCCGGTCGAAGAGTTCTTCGGCTGGCTCACCGGTCGCCTCGCCGAGTTGCTCGGCGAGGGCCGCACGGCCGGTGAACTCGACGCCGAACTCGATCCGCTCGCCACGGCGACCGCGCTGGTCGCGGTGCTGCAGGGCGGCTACATCCTCGCCCGCGCCGCAGGCTCCCCGGAAGTGTTCGCGAAAGCCGTCGACGGCGCCCTCGGCCTGCTCGCCACCAAGGAGACCTGA
- a CDS encoding Rv1733c family protein — MWLVFLWRRIHLGRNPLARIPDRIEAAILVGGLVAALLGVPLAAAAGSETYATMMARSALETASRHSTTAFLLEDAPPARIGVDGTPSAETASVPARWALPDGGFREAPVAADLGASAGDAVTVWLDEAGAMVEPPVLPMDATSTGIGVGVGVWLAAVALLAAGYLVARRLLNRARWAAWDREWERFGQDSRS; from the coding sequence GTGTGGCTCGTGTTCCTGTGGCGCCGGATCCATCTCGGCCGGAACCCGCTGGCCCGGATCCCCGACCGGATCGAGGCGGCGATCCTCGTCGGCGGCCTCGTGGCGGCGCTGCTCGGTGTACCGCTGGCCGCGGCGGCCGGTTCGGAGACCTACGCGACCATGATGGCGCGCTCGGCTCTTGAGACGGCTTCGCGTCACTCGACGACCGCTTTCCTGCTCGAGGACGCGCCGCCGGCGCGTATCGGCGTCGACGGGACGCCTTCCGCGGAGACGGCTTCGGTGCCGGCGCGGTGGGCGTTGCCGGATGGGGGATTCCGGGAGGCGCCAGTCGCCGCCGACCTCGGCGCTTCGGCGGGGGACGCGGTGACGGTGTGGCTCGACGAGGCCGGTGCCATGGTCGAGCCGCCGGTGCTGCCGATGGACGCGACCAGTACGGGGATCGGCGTCGGGGTGGGGGTGTGGCTGGCCGCGGTGGCGCTGCTGGCCGCGGGGTATCTGGTCGCGCGGCGCCTGCTGAACCGGGCGCGGTGGGCGGCCTGGGACCGGGAGTGGGAACGGTTCGGGCAGGACTCGCGGTCCTGA
- a CDS encoding EAL domain-containing protein, translated as MEQDLRNAVAEGLVETVYQPVVDLRTGDMVAVKAKSCWAHPERGPIDPAELAEIADDGDLLTVIGAEVLAKAAREISRWRADHGVHCNVNVSLSARQLGDPTLLQVVQTTLEAAGLGPRDLSFDVDETALKDAADAVDALRKTGVRVTAERFGAGYSSLAQLCRLDLNVIEIDRSFVADLGRSSDAEPIVAGIMAMAHAVDLVVVAEGVETARQLQVLHELGCDWAKGPLVAPPGRVEDLRCAYEHVVR; from the coding sequence CTGGAACAGGATCTGCGCAACGCCGTCGCCGAAGGCCTGGTCGAGACCGTTTATCAGCCCGTCGTCGATTTGCGGACCGGTGACATGGTCGCGGTGAAGGCGAAGTCCTGTTGGGCTCACCCGGAGCGCGGACCGATCGATCCGGCGGAATTGGCCGAGATCGCCGACGACGGCGATCTTTTGACGGTCATCGGGGCGGAGGTCCTCGCCAAGGCCGCCCGCGAGATCTCTCGATGGCGTGCCGATCATGGTGTGCACTGTAATGTGAATGTGAGTCTTTCGGCCCGCCAACTGGGCGATCCCACGTTGCTGCAAGTGGTCCAGACAACCCTGGAAGCAGCGGGGCTGGGGCCGCGGGACCTGAGCTTCGACGTCGACGAGACGGCGCTGAAGGACGCGGCCGACGCGGTCGACGCGCTGCGGAAGACCGGGGTGCGGGTGACCGCGGAACGGTTCGGTGCCGGGTATTCCTCGCTCGCCCAGCTGTGCCGGCTCGATCTGAACGTGATCGAGATCGACCGGTCGTTCGTGGCCGATCTCGGCAGGTCGAGCGACGCCGAGCCGATCGTCGCCGGGATCATGGCGATGGCGCACGCCGTCGACCTCGTGGTGGTCGCCGAAGGGGTCGAAACCGCGCGACAGCTGCAGGTCTTGCACGAACTCGGCTGCGATTGGGCGAAAGGGCCGCTGGTCGCGCCGCCGGGCCGGGTCGAGGACCTGAGGTGCGCGTACGAACACGTCGTGCGATGA
- a CDS encoding diguanylate cyclase domain-containing protein codes for MVEASPYGICVHQRGKVVFVNSATMRFVGAKVSTEIIGMHITDLVDVGSQDALLARIGSLVSPGSFSEPTEMTLRTLQGRRVTVESQAVLTTWEGKPAYQVIMRDLTTQKAAEAGLRFQAALVGHASDAIIATSPDGLVTSWNPAAEAVYGHDLDQVIGVPVAEVVGAPMSPRQVVASGGVVQATHYSADGTALAVRVSAAEMFDGYVLLCADETAQRRAEAEFATVVETLDEGVLLVGPGGRIELANSAAHRIAGVPPGSLVGLESRTLRLHDEHGVPVPVDDLPSARVRRSGKVETGRVVQVRRRDGAHRWLSLTSGPLMAPGQSVPSVLTSFADITERRAISERLAYEATHDPLTRLANRTLALNHLRRTNADPAHTTTVMFIDLDKFKIINDSLGHTVGDQVLRIIGDRLRAAAGPSDLVGRLGGDEFLVITTGYTEAAEVRALADHLQRRLAESLTVHGRELHINTSIGIVIAKPGDRRSADELLEDADLAMYQAKTFGPGRYAFYAPIMRK; via the coding sequence ATGGTGGAGGCGAGCCCTTACGGGATCTGTGTCCATCAGCGGGGCAAAGTCGTCTTTGTGAACTCGGCCACGATGCGGTTCGTGGGCGCGAAGGTGTCGACCGAGATCATCGGGATGCACATCACCGATCTGGTCGACGTCGGCTCGCAGGACGCACTGCTGGCGCGGATCGGCTCGCTGGTCTCGCCCGGCTCGTTCAGCGAGCCGACGGAGATGACGCTGCGGACCCTGCAGGGCAGGCGTGTCACCGTCGAATCGCAGGCGGTGCTCACGACATGGGAGGGCAAGCCCGCGTACCAGGTGATCATGCGCGACCTGACCACGCAGAAGGCGGCCGAGGCCGGTCTGCGGTTCCAGGCCGCGCTGGTCGGCCACGCGAGCGACGCGATCATCGCGACCTCTCCCGACGGGCTGGTGACGAGCTGGAATCCGGCGGCCGAGGCCGTTTACGGCCATGATCTCGACCAGGTCATCGGGGTTCCGGTGGCCGAGGTCGTCGGCGCGCCGATGAGCCCGCGGCAGGTCGTCGCGTCGGGCGGTGTCGTGCAGGCCACGCATTACAGCGCCGACGGCACGGCGCTGGCGGTGCGGGTCTCCGCGGCCGAGATGTTCGACGGTTACGTGCTGCTGTGCGCCGACGAGACCGCGCAGCGCCGGGCCGAGGCCGAATTCGCCACCGTAGTCGAGACCCTCGACGAAGGGGTGCTGCTGGTCGGCCCCGGCGGCCGGATCGAACTGGCGAACTCCGCGGCGCACCGCATCGCCGGGGTGCCGCCGGGTTCCCTGGTCGGCCTGGAGAGCCGGACGTTGCGGCTGCACGACGAACACGGCGTCCCGGTACCCGTCGACGATCTGCCGTCCGCGCGGGTGCGGCGTTCCGGGAAGGTCGAGACCGGGCGGGTCGTGCAGGTGCGGCGGCGGGACGGCGCGCACCGATGGCTTTCGCTGACCTCCGGTCCGCTGATGGCGCCGGGGCAGAGCGTGCCCTCCGTGCTGACGTCCTTCGCCGACATCACCGAGCGGCGGGCGATCAGCGAACGGCTGGCCTACGAGGCCACCCATGATCCGCTGACCAGGCTCGCGAACCGCACGCTCGCGCTGAACCACCTGCGCCGCACGAACGCCGATCCGGCGCATACGACCACCGTGATGTTCATCGACCTCGACAAGTTCAAGATCATCAATGATTCGCTCGGTCATACCGTCGGCGACCAGGTGCTGCGCATCATCGGCGACCGGCTGCGGGCCGCCGCCGGGCCTTCGGACCTTGTCGGACGGCTCGGCGGGGACGAGTTCCTGGTCATCACCACCGGTTATACCGAAGCCGCCGAGGTGCGGGCGCTGGCCGACCACCTCCAGCGGCGGCTCGCCGAATCGCTCACCGTGCACGGCCGCGAACTGCATATAAATACGAGTATTGGAATAGTGATCGCCAAACCTGGTGATCGGCGCAGTGCCGACGAATTGCTGGAAGACGCCGATTTGGCGATGTATCAGGCCAAGACATTCGGGCCGGGGCGATATGCGTTCTATGCGCCGATCATGCGGAAATGA
- a CDS encoding beta-ketoacyl synthase N-terminal-like domain-containing protein: MRSKTDICGIGAVTAYGWGRESLWEGLASGVPCAQFADGFGETPDQPGWVAHVPQGGRDRDGSLHARALLAAAREAIEDAGARGWTPGRRVGVISGGVREDLRTWDRLTEMGEQLMYRREFIGMMPSTPIATLMAEFGFHGPSMATSAMCATGSAAVLTAKMWLDAGMADDVVVVTTDLSATRPMVRNFVHCGVAVTDVPPLEACRPFQEGTRGFTFSEAAVAVVLTQRKTESYATLRGGAMTHEAHNAMALDPDPTNAVAAVTGALENANAAPSDVRYLNAHGTGTKLCHRTESQILEAVFPKETEIYSIKPLTGHSQSGSALTEIAAICLAAERDLVPAPKPVAEGHSQLMDGPSRPESGLTVKTSIGMGGYVAAVVLETA, from the coding sequence GTGCGGAGCAAAACAGACATCTGCGGCATCGGCGCCGTAACCGCCTACGGCTGGGGGCGCGAATCGCTGTGGGAAGGCCTGGCGAGCGGCGTCCCCTGTGCCCAATTCGCCGACGGCTTCGGGGAAACCCCGGATCAGCCGGGTTGGGTCGCCCACGTCCCCCAGGGCGGACGGGACAGGGACGGCAGCCTGCACGCGCGCGCCCTGCTCGCCGCGGCGCGGGAAGCGATCGAAGACGCCGGAGCGCGAGGCTGGACGCCAGGGCGCCGGGTCGGCGTCATCTCCGGCGGCGTCCGCGAGGACCTGCGCACCTGGGACCGGCTCACCGAGATGGGCGAGCAGCTCATGTACCGGCGTGAATTCATCGGCATGATGCCCTCGACCCCGATCGCCACCCTCATGGCGGAGTTCGGTTTCCACGGCCCTTCCATGGCCACGTCCGCGATGTGCGCGACCGGCAGCGCCGCGGTGCTCACCGCGAAGATGTGGCTGGACGCCGGCATGGCCGACGACGTGGTCGTGGTCACCACGGATCTGTCCGCGACCAGGCCGATGGTGCGCAACTTCGTGCACTGCGGGGTGGCGGTCACCGACGTGCCCCCGCTCGAGGCGTGCCGTCCTTTCCAAGAGGGCACAAGGGGTTTCACCTTCTCCGAGGCCGCGGTCGCGGTGGTGCTGACCCAGCGGAAGACCGAGTCGTACGCGACGCTCCGAGGCGGCGCCATGACCCACGAGGCGCACAACGCGATGGCTCTCGACCCCGATCCGACGAACGCGGTCGCGGCGGTGACCGGGGCGCTGGAGAACGCGAACGCCGCGCCGTCCGACGTCCGTTACCTGAACGCGCACGGGACGGGCACGAAACTCTGCCACCGCACGGAATCCCAGATCCTCGAAGCGGTCTTCCCCAAGGAGACCGAGATCTACTCGATCAAACCGCTGACCGGGCACAGCCAGTCGGGCAGCGCGCTGACCGAGATCGCGGCGATCTGCCTCGCGGCGGAGCGGGACCTGGTCCCGGCGCCGAAACCGGTGGCTGAAGGGCATTCGCAGCTGATGGATGGGCCGTCCCGCCCGGAAAGCGGGCTCACCGTCAAGACGTCGATCGGGATGGGCGGTTACGTCGCGGCTGTCGTACTGGAGACCGCCTAG
- a CDS encoding DUF998 domain-containing protein: MSPRTATDNLVHNYLFLRRAVGFLGIGLPFVLVFGKMVVDGGGLLNSISGYYYSGMRDVWVGVMCAIGVFLLSYRGYGRVDDIAGNIAAVAAVGVALFPTTPANGDRTDEIVGLLHLGFAAVFFLTLAFFCIVLFTKSDKEIPDARKPARNQLYVASGVIMLVCLALIVLCGLVFDDLTKDLYPALWLESVAILAFGVAWLTKGGTLLPDKPVTAGTRVTA, encoded by the coding sequence ATGAGCCCGCGAACGGCGACCGACAACCTCGTCCACAACTACCTGTTCTTGCGGCGTGCCGTAGGTTTCCTCGGGATCGGGCTGCCCTTCGTGCTGGTCTTCGGGAAAATGGTCGTCGACGGCGGCGGCCTGCTCAACTCGATCAGCGGGTACTACTACTCGGGAATGCGGGACGTCTGGGTCGGTGTCATGTGCGCCATCGGCGTCTTCCTGTTGTCCTATCGGGGTTACGGCCGGGTCGACGACATCGCCGGCAACATCGCGGCCGTGGCCGCCGTCGGGGTGGCGCTCTTCCCCACGACACCGGCGAACGGCGACCGCACGGACGAGATCGTCGGTTTGCTGCACCTCGGCTTCGCCGCGGTCTTCTTCCTCACCTTGGCGTTCTTCTGCATCGTGCTGTTCACCAAGTCGGACAAGGAGATCCCGGATGCCCGCAAACCCGCGCGGAACCAGCTGTACGTCGCGTCCGGCGTGATCATGCTGGTGTGTCTGGCGTTGATCGTGCTGTGCGGGCTGGTCTTCGACGACCTGACGAAGGATCTCTACCCGGCGCTGTGGCTGGAGTCGGTCGCGATCCTCGCGTTCGGTGTCGCGTGGCTCACCAAGGGCGGGACGCTGCTGCCGGACAAGCCGGTGACGGCGGGGACCCGGGTGACCGCCTGA
- a CDS encoding AAA family ATPase, translating to MTDRIALRLGRRDLLVVAGIPGAGKTTLLSRAATGALPVLDSDQVRARLRERLPSALPYRFYRPVVHLWHRARVVRFALADGGPLIVHEPSTRATTRGLLALLGLVSRRPVRLLWLDVTPEDARAGQVARGRVIRRHSFARHVKRAEKVRRALRDGWVPSGWHGARMVTREATGALRFVTEEEPGRDRSGDVRLLRVERPAAPAVRAG from the coding sequence ATGACCGATCGCATAGCACTCCGCCTCGGCCGCCGCGACCTGCTGGTGGTCGCGGGGATTCCCGGGGCCGGCAAGACCACCCTGCTGTCCCGGGCGGCGACCGGAGCCCTACCGGTGCTCGACTCCGATCAGGTCCGCGCGCGGCTGCGCGAACGGCTGCCGTCCGCGCTGCCGTACCGGTTCTACCGGCCGGTGGTCCACCTGTGGCATCGCGCGCGGGTCGTCCGGTTCGCACTGGCCGACGGGGGACCGCTCATCGTGCACGAGCCCTCGACCCGCGCGACGACCCGCGGGCTGCTGGCCCTGCTCGGCCTGGTGAGCCGCCGCCCGGTCCGGTTGCTGTGGCTTGACGTCACCCCGGAGGACGCCCGCGCGGGCCAAGTCGCGCGCGGGCGCGTCATCCGGCGGCACTCGTTCGCCCGCCACGTCAAGAGGGCCGAGAAGGTGCGCCGGGCCCTACGCGACGGCTGGGTGCCGTCAGGCTGGCACGGCGCGCGGATGGTGACCCGCGAGGCCACCGGGGCGCTGCGCTTCGTCACCGAGGAGGAGCCGGGGAGAGACCGCTCAGGCGACGTCCGGCTCCTTCGCGTCGAGCGGCCCGCGGCACCCGCCGTCCGCGCCGGCTAG
- a CDS encoding 4-hydroxybenzoate 3-monooxygenase, with amino-acid sequence MGKIDADVVIVGAGPAGLVLGNLLRAAGIDCMILERRSRDHVENRARAGFLAANSVRVLTENGLAEGLFEKGLRHDTCAFRHDQAEFELKYGELGNGEVHTVYPQQFLVTDLIAEFLARGGEIRFDTEVTSVSGMDATVIADDLLLRAKYIAGCDGRRGISLRSVPARVFRRDHDISWLAILAEAPPSMSAIGYAIHERGFAGHMARTSTVTRYYLEVPRGEDPENWGDDRIWDELHLRMRADRYGELKRGAIIERRIVDMASRVMDTIQRGNLFLAGDAASLISPAAAKGANLALMEAEILAHALIKAHTESDTAALERYSADCLPRIWRAQEFSLWMINLLHGPAGYDDEAVFQRALRDARLESLRVSRAHQDFFAENYVGI; translated from the coding sequence GTGGGAAAGATCGATGCCGACGTGGTGATCGTGGGGGCAGGTCCGGCGGGGCTCGTGCTGGGAAACCTGTTACGCGCCGCCGGAATCGACTGCATGATCCTCGAGCGCCGGAGCCGTGACCATGTCGAAAACCGGGCCAGGGCGGGGTTTCTCGCCGCGAACAGCGTCCGTGTGCTCACCGAGAACGGGCTCGCCGAGGGGCTGTTCGAGAAAGGCCTGAGGCACGACACCTGCGCCTTTCGTCATGATCAGGCCGAATTCGAGCTCAAGTACGGCGAACTCGGGAACGGCGAGGTGCACACCGTCTATCCGCAGCAGTTCCTGGTCACCGATCTGATCGCGGAATTCCTCGCCCGCGGCGGGGAGATCAGGTTCGACACCGAGGTCACCTCGGTGTCGGGGATGGACGCGACGGTGATCGCCGACGATCTTCTCTTGCGTGCCAAGTACATCGCCGGTTGCGACGGCAGGCGCGGGATCTCGCTGAGATCCGTGCCCGCCCGGGTCTTCCGGCGTGACCACGACATCTCGTGGCTCGCGATCCTCGCCGAGGCGCCGCCGAGTATGTCCGCGATCGGCTACGCGATCCACGAACGCGGATTCGCCGGGCATATGGCCAGGACGTCGACGGTGACGCGCTATTACCTCGAAGTACCGCGTGGCGAGGACCCGGAGAACTGGGGAGACGACCGGATCTGGGACGAACTGCACCTGCGGATGCGGGCCGACCGCTACGGCGAGCTCAAACGCGGCGCCATCATCGAGCGCCGGATCGTGGACATGGCGTCGCGGGTGATGGACACGATCCAGCGGGGGAACCTGTTCCTCGCGGGGGACGCGGCGAGCTTGATCAGCCCCGCCGCGGCCAAGGGCGCGAATCTGGCGTTGATGGAGGCCGAGATCCTCGCGCACGCGTTGATCAAGGCCCACACCGAGAGCGACACGGCGGCACTCGAGCGCTATTCCGCCGATTGCCTGCCGCGGATCTGGCGCGCGCAGGAGTTCTCCCTCTGGATGATCAACCTTCTGCACGGCCCCGCCGGATACGACGACGAGGCCGTCTTCCAGCGAGCTTTGCGGGACGCGCGGCTGGAGAGCCTGCGGGTTTCCCGCGCGCACCAAGACTTCTTCGCCGAGAACTACGTGGGGATCTGA
- a CDS encoding ATP-dependent DNA ligase, with protein sequence MSDEERDGVKLTNLDQPLFEGATKRDLVDYLDAVAGRILPVLENRPLSVIRILRGQDPFMQKNLPKYTPGWVKRHGMWAERSKRQVSYALCDDRRTLLWFANQRAVEYHPTLMTVDADAGPTHLVLDLDPPAGDDFAHVVKAAMLVRQALADSGLAGAVKTSGSKGVHIFVPLTPGQGFEDVAAATRALAARAEQVDPAVATTAYIVEDREGKVFLDSTRAGGNTVAAAYSPRLRPGLTVSFPVAWDELENVVPADFTVHTAPGLLGDEDPWAEAMPEPQTLPADLVEQGHTIPIARVVAMHEGKRRARARAQED encoded by the coding sequence ATGAGCGATGAGGAGCGTGACGGCGTCAAGCTGACCAACCTCGACCAGCCGTTGTTCGAGGGCGCGACCAAACGCGACCTGGTGGATTATCTGGACGCCGTCGCGGGCCGCATTCTCCCGGTTCTGGAGAACAGGCCGCTTTCGGTCATCCGCATCCTTCGCGGCCAGGACCCGTTCATGCAGAAGAACCTGCCCAAATACACGCCCGGCTGGGTCAAACGGCACGGAATGTGGGCCGAGAGGTCGAAACGACAGGTGTCGTACGCGCTCTGCGACGACCGCCGGACGCTGCTGTGGTTCGCGAACCAGCGCGCCGTCGAATACCACCCGACCCTGATGACCGTGGACGCCGACGCGGGTCCGACCCATCTGGTGCTGGACCTCGATCCGCCCGCCGGAGACGATTTCGCCCACGTCGTGAAGGCCGCGATGCTGGTGCGGCAGGCCCTCGCCGACTCCGGGCTCGCCGGAGCGGTGAAGACCAGTGGTTCCAAGGGCGTGCACATCTTCGTCCCGCTGACGCCGGGACAAGGTTTCGAAGACGTCGCGGCCGCGACCCGCGCCCTCGCCGCCCGCGCGGAGCAGGTCGACCCGGCGGTCGCGACGACCGCGTACATCGTGGAAGACCGCGAAGGGAAGGTGTTCCTCGATTCGACCCGGGCGGGCGGGAACACGGTCGCGGCGGCGTACAGCCCCCGGTTGCGGCCGGGGCTGACGGTGTCGTTCCCGGTGGCCTGGGACGAGCTCGAAAACGTGGTCCCCGCCGATTTCACCGTCCACACGGCGCCGGGTCTCCTGGGGGACGAAGATCCGTGGGCCGAGGCGATGCCGGAGCCGCAGACACTGCCCGCCGACCTCGTCGAGCAAGGGCACACGATCCCGATCGCCCGCGTCGTGGCGATGCACGAAGGGAAACGCAGGGCGAGGGCGCGCGCCCAGGAGGACTGA
- a CDS encoding lytic polysaccharide monooxygenase auxiliary activity family 9 protein, protein MSFKRRLLTLAAGAAMVPAALVAIPAGTANAHGYVSSPASRQAQCAQNTVSCGSIKWEPQSVEGPKGLMSCNGGVGRFADLNDDSKGWKVHSLGRTTTFRWTLTARHRTSTWEYFVDGAKVASFNDGGAQPGATVTHSVNLQQSGRHKILARWNVYDTANAFYACIDANIG, encoded by the coding sequence ATGAGCTTCAAACGACGGCTTTTGACCCTGGCGGCAGGTGCGGCGATGGTGCCGGCGGCTCTGGTCGCGATCCCGGCGGGCACCGCCAACGCGCACGGTTACGTTTCCTCGCCTGCGAGCAGGCAGGCGCAGTGCGCGCAGAACACGGTTTCCTGTGGCTCCATCAAATGGGAGCCGCAAAGTGTCGAGGGCCCCAAGGGTCTCATGAGCTGTAACGGCGGTGTCGGGCGTTTCGCGGACCTCAACGACGACAGCAAGGGCTGGAAGGTGCATTCCCTCGGCCGTACCACCACGTTCCGGTGGACGCTGACGGCTCGCCACCGCACCAGCACTTGGGAATACTTCGTCGACGGCGCCAAGGTCGCCAGCTTCAACGACGGTGGCGCGCAGCCGGGTGCCACGGTCACCCACAGCGTGAACCTGCAGCAGAGCGGGCGGCACAAGATCCTCGCCCGCTGGAACGTCTACGACACGGCGAACGCCTTCTACGCCTGCATCGACGCCAACATCGGCTAG